A genomic window from Vigna radiata var. radiata cultivar VC1973A chromosome 2, Vradiata_ver6, whole genome shotgun sequence includes:
- the LOC106753058 gene encoding uncharacterized protein LOC106753058, with product MYDRTTDPDAHIKAFTNAMAFRTGYDVIWCRAFSLSLEGEALEWFNSFPNNSIENFEGIGCKFKKQFAACNTQDITVVDLMNLKQEKEESLKAFMDRYQKTIRWVKGLTLELALQYVLPALRPRSFKDNIRRCPPKTMEELRERVVDEIRVENMKQGDKKAASKAKGEKGDGRKYENQTGRLKTVGTREMPRPPRFQQYTPLNAPREKNFQEALNAELIPPPKRCPTPHGADLNKHCLYHKNMGHSTEECVTFRDKIEELI from the coding sequence ATGTATGATCGAACCACAGACCCCGATGCCCACATCAAGGCTTTCACCAACGCCATGGCCTTCCGAACCGGTTACGATGTGATATGGTGTCGAGCGTTTTCCTTATCCCTCGAAGGAGAAGCATTAGAGTGGTTTAACTCCTTCCCAAACAATTCCATTGAAAACTTTGAGGGCATAGGATGTAAGTTTAAGAAGCAGTTCGCCGCTTGCAATACTCAGGACATCACGGTCGTAGACCTAATGAATCTCAAACAGGAGAAAGAGGAGTCCTTGAAAGCATTTATGGATAGATATCAAAAAACCATCCGCTGGGTGAAAGGGCTAACTCTAGAACTGGCTTTGCAGTATGTTCTTCCAGCCCTAAGACCAAGGTCCTTCAAAGACAACATTCGTAGGTGTCCACCAAAAACGATGGAAGAACTCCGCGAAAGGGTGGTAGACGAGATAAGGGTGGAGAACATGAAGCAAGGGGACAAAAAAGCAGCCTCGAAAGCCAAAGGGGAAAAGGGTGATGGGCGGAAGTATGAGAACCAAACGGGAAGGCTCAAGACCGTAGGGACGAGGGAAATGCCCAGGCCTCCCCGTTTCCAACAATATACTCCTCTTAACGCCCCTCGGGAAAAAAATTTTCAAGAAGCGCTCAATGCCGAGCTGATACCTCCGCCCAAACGTTGCCCCACACCGCATGGAGCGGACCTGAACAAACATTGCCTATACCACAAGAACATGGGCCATTCGACAGAAGAGTGCGTCACATTTAGAGACAAGATCGAAGAATTAATCTGA